Below is a genomic region from Cotesia glomerata isolate CgM1 linkage group LG5, MPM_Cglom_v2.3, whole genome shotgun sequence.
accagtatatcgactgagtgccctgcgagtagctagtgccttcctcactttatcagaagaagcagtgtgcgtcattgccggaatcctacctcttagagttctagcagaggaaagacgagccctttatcaacgaaaaaggtcaactgcactgagccctgaagaacttagaattgaagaacggcagaacagcataggccgatggcaactacaatgggacgctgcagagaagggtaggtggacgcaccgcctcataccttggatcgacatttggcttaaccagaatcacggcgaggtcaattactatcttacccagatgttgtcgggacaagggagttttcgagagtatctacaccgctttaagcacgatgactcttcggagtgcccgttctgcccaggagttgctgaagatgcggagcacgtcttctttgtatgtcctcgtttcgatccacagcatgaagagttggagaggatcctgaatcagagaatgcaaccagattcactagtggaagcaatgttgtcatcagaagctgcctggaacgctaccaacacgtttgcaacagaagtccttaaagacttgcgttctaccgaaagaaaaagagcaaatagcaggagatagaaggaaggtagttaacaccttagccaccagaaggaagagcagtagctagatcctcccttcacgaagtaacgCTTGACGGCGGTTCCCATGAGGGAtgagaggaaagaagaaaaggggtttagggtttagtgagtaggggcgttagcgtcgagttttagtatgatgctgcgtcgagtcgtcacatatccaggcgaaacagctatgcctagaatccgtaaaaaggattcccccccgtaaaaaaaaaaaaaaaaaaaaaaaaaacacacacacacacatacagacagacatagtgacaacatcgcgggggtagtcagggaaacTTCCTATGaacttaaaacgtcgagatctgatgaaaactcgatttttgcaaaacggggtgaaaacaataacttcccgatttttgaaaatcttcgattttcttagcgggaagttaaaaaaaaaaaattttctcaaaagttCTGCaaaatttcactatttttcgtttttcaaatttatttgaaatatatttaatactacTATATCTGCAAAAAAGTGCTTGAGTTATAAAGAGGATACTTGGGgctatgaataaaaaaatatatttcgaaaaaaaatttttttaaatatcaaatttataacATCTATTTACTTTTTggtctcaatttttttctttgtaatacATTCTGATAATACCTATTGATCTTAAAAtatcctgaaattttcaggactgttttttttttaaatataaattttagaatttcaaaaaaaatttgaattttttgttttgtaacTCCTTAGTAATGCTGAGTTACCCAGATActtagtattgtaattttgagctttaaaaattaaaaatgatataacaatattaaaacaataattaagttttttttgacatattttaaaaatttttttgttttttataccCGCAAGAATCCTCTTTAAAACTAACCCAAGCACTTTTTaatagatttcatagaaatttaaCTAGTGCATTTGTCCTCACAAAGGAaccattcaaaaattttaccatttttagacttcccgggaaaaaatgatcagatctgatcagacatgaacaggcatgagtcttcaggtctgatcaggtatgaaaaatgaccgggtctgatcagacctggccaggcatgttcaggtctgatcagatctgttcatgtctgactcgatcaggtccataaaaaaatcggtgccgacggggattcgaaccgTACACCTCGCGCTCTTCAGACTGACACTTTACCTCTTGACCAAATGATTCATCTTAACTTGAGAGTATCTTTCGAGCTACTTcaagtaattcaaattttatacatgatttatccttatagttaacggagttctatacctaatttattaactattaataattaatcatatattacagtgatttattcggaacggctatgtattttttttcgctccattaacatatggttctacactgagagagaattttattcaatagtaataaaacagtttatttggacttgaaaaaaaatttagttaatattaataaaattatatttcatataaataaaattatattagtatttaataaaatttcataagtatttaataaaattttcttaaatactaatatgtgtttattaaaataaccacgaacgacgctttcgtttgctgtcattaatacgaatattaagtcattaaaagaaataatctcaaaaaaaaattaatattcatcaattaattataatatattcaaatatattttcacagtaaagtcttttaataaatagtattaagattttttaacaagacatcctaacctaacctatttgtttacttcatgacgaatcacatgtagagattttaaataataaaaataaataaatattcgattgaatttatgaaatcatagtctttatttttaacaaatgcgtccctacattgtctggttttctgcttctgttttcattttattaaataatgtctaactcttatcgattcatttgtgaaatttttaaatttaagtgcataaaaattaacatccactcggataacaacagttgtagactttgtatttcaaaatatagttccgacaaaattcaattttacttaattatttattcaattaattactgatcaatacttgttagttagttgattaatgaattttctttatattacatgtagataaatattcattacatactaagaaacatttattagtatttaataaaatttttattagtatttaaggaaatttaattaatatttaataaatttttatttgggattagccaaataaacgttttattaaatagtaataaaatttcattactattaaataaaattgtctctcagtgttggctagatatcagacatggacaggtctgatcaggtctgagcgtatttaaggcttcagacatgaacagacatgagcaggcatgaacaggtctgatcagatctgaacgtatttaacgctacagacatgaacagacatgagcaggcatgaacaggtctgatcaggtctgagcgtatttaatgcttcagacatgaacaggcatgaacaggtctgatcaggtataatttcaggcctgatcatacatgaacaggcctgctcaggtctaatttcaggcctgatcagatatgaacaggtctgctcaggtctaatttcaggcctgatcagatatgaacaggtctgatcagtcctgatcattttttcccgggttaGCTTATGAGGCTGATTCAGGAAATTGATATAGTTTAAAagagtatatttatatgtatgatTTTCGAGATCAAGTTTGAAGATGAGCCAAAACAGTTTGTTTCTTCAGTTAgtacagaaattttttaaatttcaaaaaattgtattattgTAGATTTTTccagaaataatttatgaattcgATAACTTGTGAAATTTCTATATAGTGCATCTAGAAGCtcataaaataagttttaattttgattatgtCATTTTCTTCTCATTGACCAAAATTATACCTACACATTTACGactatttgataaaaattttactatttcattaatttccaCGACTCTGTAAGTTTTTAGTTATTGTGAGGAAATATAATTCTACTTCGGCAGCTGAGGGGCTTTTTTTGTAGCCACAATAGTTTTCgagatattcaaaaaataaactagaaaTACCGAAAAAgtactgaaatttttaattttgcataacttttgaaaaaaattttctaatcttTTTCCTTAGGTAAAACtttgttttatgataaaagtaaaCACTATTgttcaaagaaaattttattattttgaatagtcaaaaaaaaaaatataattattgctTTTAATAATCCAAGATTATTTTcgataatcaaaaaaaaaaaaaaaaaaaaattaaggccattcggcagatgaaatggaagtagatttcatactGTAGTTCTTTCGCCCGGGAGTATTAAAAGGGTTGCGGTCAACGAGTCAGACTGACAACATTCCGAATTATCAAAactctagaaaatttaaaattccgcgacattcaaaatttataaaatacattagcttaaatagaatatcagccgaaaaacaattttgtaaactataaaaCACCAAGCTCTCAAATGTAGGTAAACATATATCTTATATTTCtcaagagttaaaattaattaaatattgaaaaaggTTCGTTCCGACGTATATTCATCCGAATACTCATTCATCCGAATAATGATTTGGCCGAAAATTACTTGTCCAAAAATAACTATATCGACAAGATTATTTTCATCAGTCGATAACGTAGCTTTCGATgctgaatatttttatagtattcgaaattaaatttgaatagaCAAATACCGGCTACCGAAgaagttattatttactaattattacttttactaataattactccaatattaataaactccaatattaataataattactccaataataataaactccAATCTTGCATAACCGGAAACTGATTTTCCaacaaaaacttttatttgtcaaaaaactaaaaatttctaaacgatttattatttattataaatactaataacTTCTATTTTTTCTAACACACTCGGATGCTCAGCTTTCactttttaattcaaattctcAGTGACCTTTATCTTAAAAGTAGATACTTTTTTCTAAATTGGAGGGTGAAGCTGAGCATTGACTCCTTTTTCTCTATGGTTCATGCATGaagtgttaataataattaaaattacatataCTTTGACAATAATGCATATAAATATCCAGGAAAGAGTAGTTTTGCTTCATTTAAAGTTTACTTCAGAGTATGGTAAACATCGCGCGTCTATTTTTGTTTAGTAAAAGTGTTATTTGAGCAAATTTTTGGGATTGTTTTAGTTTTAACAATTGTTAAAGCAACAAGTGGATTTACTTTGTTAAATCTTACTAGAGTAACACGCGAAAAAagagatgaaatttttttatagttataaagagaattttttaaaaataaaactattaaaattttttaaataataaaaattattaaataaagaggaaatataaattattaaaaatatttctgaatagtttatcaaattaaagtaaattagtgtaatatttgtaattttattttttaaaaaattctaattttaacaaaaaataattgatgattattgttaaaatttgtaaatttaacaaataaataaattaaaaattgaataatcatTCTAGTTaatatagatttttatgaatCACTTTAAGAGTAAAGaatattcttaattaataaagaatttagCAGACGATTCTTTTTCAGAAATatggaattattttatttattcaatcatttctataataaaCACATTGTGATTgacattattatatattttgagGCTTAAGTGGAATAAGAAAGAACCTTAATTGTCAGGGAACTTATTACGACAGTCATGATAAAACCAACGAAGCATTTTATAATGCTCCCAGTAGGGTCTCTCTTTTCGGTCCATCAAGCGAATTTcctaagagaaaaaaaagcttatcattaataaaaatgaaaattattgttcaatgattaaatattaatttatattgagTATTACTTACCATGAATTTATCTACCAAGTCGCAAAACCTGTCGTAACAGTCGTCAGCATCTTTGTTTCGACGTCGAAACACTGCGTCGTTGGCAATATctctattgaaataaaatataataagcgttagattgacttgaaataaatataaattattaatattaataataagaaaacattaataattataattgtcactattatattgaaaatttgctaAAACAATTACTTACTGCCACCAATCAAGATTATATAACTTCACGTATCGCCAGGCTGTATTAAAACGTAAATCGTAATGACGAGTACGTAGATAGATCAAGCGTTCATCCTCAGCATATGTCCCTAGAAAAGTTAATTTGGTtactaagtaattttttaataactcaaatattaattatgagaaaagaaatataaattataatttaatatttacagcGTCTCAAATCGCGATACCACAAGTATTCGTACGGATAATACATGATTTGTACTGATAAGTTATAACCATCAATGTCTAACAACGACTTACTCAGACATAAAGTTGTCTCAGACAGATGAAGACCATCCAGCTTATTATCATTCATTCCTTAGTCCAACAATAAACCGAAACAATATTGCCGGGATGTGCAAATATTCGAATGATGAATTGACCGAAAGTCGTTATTTATTGATTGCGCATGCGtgtttatttacaatttaaatttattatttcttgtcctttttttattaaagaaactgcgaattttatcatttttattgggTTTTAATAGATAGCAGATGATAATATCGCTGTTTAAATCAGGAGATGAAGAAGTAACAGGAAATTACAGGGGAATGTCATTGCTAGACTCAGGGTATAAGTTACTGACGACGATGATGACAGAAAGGATAAATAAATGGATTGagaacagaaaaattttaaagaaaagcCAAGCGGGGCTCAGAAAAAGAAAAGGGACAATAAGGGACCATATCTTTGTGCTCAAcggattaataaataataaattaaaggcGAAAGGAGGAAAATTATACATAGCGTTGATAGGTTTCAAAGCAGCTTTTGATAAGGTAGGAAGAGGGAAGATGAAAAGAAAGgctaatgaaaattaaaagaaaattaagaaaagtgaaaaataaaattaaatgaaaatgtcAAAAGATATATTcgaaatattatataaatatgtcaAAGACACATAGTcatgcaaataaaattattattattattattattctataaaaaatagttgttGGAGTTCTTCAAAAGGACTCCCACAAACCCTACATTTAAATTCCGGAGTAGCTCCAATGATGAATTGGTACAATACCTTTATTGTACAATGTTTACAGAGGATGGTGTGACCGCATGGACTAAGCATATATTGCGTTTCAGTGGCAAAGCATGCAACGCATAAAATCGAAGCACCATCTTCATTTAAAAAGCTGCTTGCTggattttcattttcttctgaaataacaataatatcaGCACTTATTAAATAgtctataatattttatttatcatataaataaaagttaccTATGAGTTGTATAAGTGTGGTCGCCTTCTCAATACTCATTGGatctgaataaattaaaatttagttagagtatttaaaaattaaaatttactaaaaaattcttggttcaagactttcatttttgaatcaagttaaattttttatcagtgtaatgaatttttatattttacctTGTACGACAGTAACTTCTTTGGGTTGAGCATCAGCAGCTTGTTCGGGTTGAACACCAGCAACTTCTTCGGGTTGAACACAAACAGCTACGCCCTCGCTTTCAGCTTCCCTGGTGTTATCTGTGTCATCAGTAAGCTGAgttattttttccaattctaaaacaaaaaaaaataatttgttgttagttaaaagtcaaaattttaagatgtCGAAAAAATATCAGTATATATTGTACAGCTCAGAAGTAATTAAGAAGAAGAATAAgcaaaatgtataaaatatttgaccaATGTACAACCTAGCATTGCTTGCAATTCAAAATTGTATGTCATTCTATGCCGCACACTATTTCTTTTATACTGCTTAAAGTTTTGATCCGTTTAGCCAGGCGAAGAGAGATAATTGAGAActgacaatatttttcaataatctcCTTAACAAATTCTTTTGAGACttgcaagaaaaataaataattttggtagataaaataaaaacaacgcTGTTTAAAAGAGAAACCAAATTGTTTGTTCCCCCAATCAAGTTTATTGGTCTACAATTGACGCGACTCAACTGGATGAACGGGGAATAAAACTCCAAGTTTCAAAGTAGGTAATAAGGAAATAAATTGAAGTAAATTACTTGATTTATAATCCAACTCCTCATAAATATCAGCGGCATTGATGAAATCGATGCTTTGAAGATCTAGACCTGTAGTGATAAATGCAATGAAATTAGTTTAAATACTTGTGAGAAAAACATGAACAAATTTTGGTAGTGGTAAATTTGGATGTTATAATGAAGTAATTAACCTGATTCAAATGAAGAATGCTGAGAATTATTATCTGAGAAACAATAAGTATCCGTCTCAGCTTCATACTCGCGTTCAAACATAGTGTTTTCAAGAGTTTGGCATACTAAGAAAGAACAACTCTTAATGAAAGTATTTAAGGTAATTTGCTTTTTCTCTAGCACTCTTGCATTGTCGCAATACTGCGCTTTATCTACTAATGATCGGGCCCTTGGCGTAGCAATATAgactttttttaagtttagtCTAGGTAAATCTCGTACTGTAGACAtgctcaatttatttatatattctaaaatattttttaattagtgttaggttaaataatttgataatagATGTAATTTGAACCATTTGATTGTTAATTACTTACTCAAGACATGCCAAATTGTGCTCTTCtcataattattcataaaatttattaaattacgcAATGCAGATCGTTGACAATCATTGAAAATGGCTATATTTTCATAAGTACAGCACTCGTTCACAGCATTTTGAATCCAAATATTATGGTAATCAGTGAAAAAAGGTTCGAAACGTGGCCTTTGTGTCAAAGGTAATGACTGCCATAGTATGACGTATAATTCTTGAGTCGCTGTTGAAAGAATCATACTTAAAGCTATCACTTTTCGTATGATAATGGCATCATTGTCATCTTTGAGAAGATCATATTTCATTGCCAGCTTGTAGATGATCTATAAAGTAGtttaaacaacaataatattataatgtaaataaaattaaaaaattatcgacagtaaaaaaattaaatgctcACATTCAAATAACAGTAAAAAGTTCCCTTAATTTCTGCATGTGGAAAAATTACTTGTACCTGATTCTTTAGTCTTACTTCAAAATTAGTGTAAACCATTTTTACTGACGGGATTGCTGCTGCAATAATACCCAAAGCTTCGGAGTAAATAGCTTCTTTTCGCTGTTTTCCAATGACAATCATACACGGAACAGCCTGaagagtattaaatatttattaattatacattcaaatttattattattgttgttaaatatataaaattgctGATAGATAATACAatagacaaaattaaaaaagttaagaaaaataaaatcttacaTAATTTTCGAGATCAGCAACTACCATCAAAATCTCTTCTGTCGGtaaatttttaagctttatTTTGCCTGTTGTAACTATATACAATGATGATGCATTTTTACAACCATATAATACCTTTTGGTGACATAAAGCAATTGTCTCCGCCGGAAGATTTTCATTATTGactattaaatcaataaaagttCCATCTGCACATTTGCGTAAAGTTAAGAAACGATCCGTGTATAATGCATCTCGCAGTTCTTTAAAAGATTTTCCTTTTGGAATCTGTATGTTTGTTTGGGACCAACGACGCATGCATTGTAAGGCGTTATTTCTTTTCACCCGAGCAGCAGCTTGAGGATgcctaaattaaaaaacagaaGTATATTAATACAAGTAAGTTTGTTGAAATCGAGTACGTCTCTGACTAGATCTAAACCAATGTAAGGCATTTaatattgaagaatttttactAACGTTCAATAAATCCGAccatcaattaaataatttaaataataataataataataataataataataataataatgataataataataataataataataataataataataataataataataataataataacaaattaagcaAGTGGCTACTCATACATTCCCGTGCTAGCACGGAACTCATTTGAAcatgcactgataaaaaaattatcttgactcaagagccaaaatcttgaaccaagaataccattttaaagaaaattgttttcttgagtcaagagaataaattcttgaaacaagaaaattttcttagaacaagaataatttcttgacacaagaatttattatcttgactcaagaaaatcattttcttcaaaatggtattcttggttcaagagtttggctcttgagtcaagtcatttttttttatcagtgtgagTACCATTTTCCCGTGCCCTTCTTCCGGTGACCCACTGTTATATCCCATGTTCCGTGCTAATGCAGAAATGCGCGAATAGCCTCACtcgttaacaaaaaaatttctagaaaaactattttatacTAATAACTATACTCAC
It encodes:
- the LOC123264916 gene encoding uncharacterized protein LOC123264916; this encodes MNDNKLDGLHLSETTLCLSKSLLDIDGYNLSVQIMYYPYEYLWYRDLRRWTYAEDERLIYLRTRHYDLRFNTAWRYVKLYNLDWWQDIANDAVFRRRNKDADDCYDRFCDLVDKFMEIRLMDRKERPYWEHYKMLRWFYHDCRNKFPDN
- the LOC123266067 gene encoding uncharacterized protein LOC123266067, with the translated sequence MVLQERFIKYLQCDRRRTNQCGGRAIFSEDGNTVEKKIHNHPRDYTLHDISIFREELKRAIKSELNDAGDIYDRLARLHPQAAARVKRNNALQCMRRWSQTNIQIPKGKSFKELRDALYTDRFLTLRKCADGTFIDLIVNNENLPAETIALCHQKVLYGCKNASSLYIVTTGKIKLKNLPTEEILMVVADLENYAVPCMIVIGKQRKEAIYSEALGIIAAAIPSVKMVYTNFEVRLKNQVQVIFPHAEIKGTFYCYLNIIYKLAMKYDLLKDDNDAIIIRKVIALSMILSTATQELYVILWQSLPLTQRPRFEPFFTDYHNIWIQNAVNECCTYENIAIFNDCQRSALRNLINFMNNYEKSTIWHVLKYINKLSMSTVRDLPRLNLKKVYIATPRARSLVDKAQYCDNARVLEKKQITLNTFIKSCSFLVCQTLENTMFEREYEAETDTYCFSDNNSQHSSFESGLDLQSIDFINAADIYEELDYKSKLEKITQLTDDTDNTREAESEGVAVCVQPEEVAGVQPEQAADAQPKEVTVVQDPMSIEKATTLIQLIEENENPASSFLNEDGASILCVACFATETQYMLSPCGHTILCKHCTIKVLYQFIIGATPEFKCRVCGSPFEELQQLFFIE